The proteins below are encoded in one region of Oncorhynchus nerka isolate Pitt River linkage group LG15, Oner_Uvic_2.0, whole genome shotgun sequence:
- the LOC115143064 gene encoding HIG1 domain family member 1A, mitochondrial-like isoform X1, with amino-acid sequence MTSEVETESKRSQNSASLSGSFDRSNPLLPAVTMSSNQDMPTYDENESKFMRKAKESPFVPIGMAGCAAVVAFGLWRLKSRGDTKMSVHLIHMRVGAQGFIVGAMTLGVIYSMYKQYLAPTDPGKDSK; translated from the exons ATGACTTCAGAGGTTGAAACAGAGAGCAAACGCAGCCAAAACAGTGCTTCTTTATCGGGATCTTTCGACAGATCGAAT CCTCTCCTCCCAGCAGTCACCATGTCCTCCAACCAAGATATGCCAACATATGATGAGAATGAATCTAAATTTATGAGGAAAGCAAAGGAGTCTCCGTTTGTCCCAATAG GCATGGCAGGATGCGCTGCAGTGGTCGCCTTTGGTCTGTGGAGGCTCAAGTCGCGGGGAGACACAAAGATGTCAGTCCACCTCATCCACATGCGTGTTGGAGCTCAAGGCTTTATAGTAGGCGCAATGACATTAG GGGTGATCTACTCTATGTACAAACAATACCTTGCCCCCACGGACCCAGGTAAAGACAGCAAGTGA
- the LOC115143064 gene encoding HIG1 domain family member 1A, mitochondrial-like isoform X2 produces the protein MSSNQDMPTYDENESKFMRKAKESPFVPIGMAGCAAVVAFGLWRLKSRGDTKMSVHLIHMRVGAQGFIVGAMTLGVIYSMYKQYLAPTDPGKDSK, from the exons ATGTCCTCCAACCAAGATATGCCAACATATGATGAGAATGAATCTAAATTTATGAGGAAAGCAAAGGAGTCTCCGTTTGTCCCAATAG GCATGGCAGGATGCGCTGCAGTGGTCGCCTTTGGTCTGTGGAGGCTCAAGTCGCGGGGAGACACAAAGATGTCAGTCCACCTCATCCACATGCGTGTTGGAGCTCAAGGCTTTATAGTAGGCGCAATGACATTAG GGGTGATCTACTCTATGTACAAACAATACCTTGCCCCCACGGACCCAGGTAAAGACAGCAAGTGA